In a single window of the Flavobacterium ammoniigenes genome:
- the panB gene encoding 3-methyl-2-oxobutanoate hydroxymethyltransferase, with amino-acid sequence MSVAKKDYKRITTKSLIEMKANGEKISMLTAYDFTMAKIVDSAGVDVILVGDSASNVMAGHETTLPITLDQMIYHASSVVRAIERALVVVDLPFGSYQSDSKEALRSAIRIMKESGGHAVKLEGGSEIKDSIKKILNAGIPVMGHLGLTPQSIYKFGTYTVRAKEDAEAEQLMEDAKLLESLGCFAIVLEKIPAHLAEQVAKSISIPVIGIGAGGGVDGQVLVIHDMLGMNNEFSPRFLRRYMNLYEGMTSAISQYVEDVKSTDFPNANEQY; translated from the coding sequence ATGTCGGTCGCTAAAAAAGATTACAAAAGAATTACTACGAAGTCATTAATTGAAATGAAAGCCAATGGCGAAAAAATTTCAATGCTTACAGCTTACGATTTTACTATGGCTAAAATAGTAGATTCTGCAGGTGTAGATGTGATTCTGGTTGGAGATTCTGCTTCAAATGTAATGGCGGGCCATGAAACTACTTTACCTATTACGCTAGATCAAATGATTTACCACGCCTCATCTGTGGTTCGTGCAATTGAACGCGCTTTAGTGGTGGTTGATTTGCCTTTTGGTAGCTACCAATCCGATTCTAAAGAAGCCTTGCGTTCTGCAATCCGAATTATGAAAGAAAGCGGTGGTCATGCTGTGAAATTAGAAGGTGGAAGTGAAATTAAAGATTCTATCAAAAAAATATTAAATGCCGGAATACCCGTAATGGGACATTTGGGTTTAACCCCACAATCAATTTATAAATTCGGAACTTATACCGTTCGTGCCAAAGAAGATGCTGAAGCAGAACAATTAATGGAAGATGCTAAACTGTTGGAAAGCTTAGGTTGTTTTGCTATCGTACTAGAAAAAATACCTGCGCATTTAGCAGAACAAGTAGCCAAAAGTATTTCAATTCCCGTAATCGGAATTGGTGCTGGTGGGGGTGTCGATGGACAAGTATTAGTCATTCATGATATGTTGGGAATGAATAACGAATTTAGCCCCCGTTTCTTAAGACGTTACATGAATCTTTATGAAGGAATGACTTCAGCCATTAGTCAATATGTTGAGGATGTAAAATCGACTGATTTTCCAAATGCCAATGAGCAATATTAG
- a CDS encoding nuclear transport factor 2 family protein — protein sequence MKTILVSLILIFSSATYSQNEEVKQVVVTFFKGFHAKDSITMKSVCADKMILQSISESSKGTQLKNDSAQDFFRSIATIPNTILFEEKLLDYSIQVDGAMAHVWTPYEFYLNNKLSHKGVNAFTLFKDNGLWKIVYLIDTRRK from the coding sequence ATGAAAACAATTTTAGTAAGTCTTATACTTATTTTTTCAAGTGCTACTTATTCTCAAAATGAAGAAGTAAAACAAGTAGTCGTGACTTTTTTTAAAGGGTTCCATGCTAAAGACTCCATCACGATGAAATCAGTTTGTGCTGATAAAATGATTTTACAATCTATTTCAGAATCATCAAAAGGTACCCAATTAAAAAACGATTCTGCTCAAGATTTTTTTCGTTCTATTGCAACGATACCCAACACTATTCTTTTTGAAGAAAAATTACTAGATTATTCCATTCAGGTAGATGGAGCCATGGCTCACGTTTGGACGCCTTATGAGTTTTATTTGAACAATAAGTTGAGCCACAAAGGAGTCAATGCTTTTACATTATTTAAAGATAATGGTCTCTGGAAAATAGTTTATTTGATTGATACAAGGAGAAAATAG